A genomic window from Cricetulus griseus strain 17A/GY chromosome 4, alternate assembly CriGri-PICRH-1.0, whole genome shotgun sequence includes:
- the LOC100761106 gene encoding immunoglobulin lambda variable 4-69 has product MAWIPLLFFLLHCTGSFSQLVLTQSPSASASLGASIKISCTLSSQHSTYSIGWLQQQPDKAPKYVMYLSSDGSHNKGDGIPDRFSGSSSRAHRYLSISNIQSEDEADYYCVSADSNG; this is encoded by the exons ATGGCCTGGAtacctctcctcttcttcctccttcattgCACAG GGTCTTTCTCCCAACTTGTGCTGACTCAGtcaccctctgcctctgcctccctgggagcCTCAATCAAAATCTCCTGCACCTTGAGTAGTCAGCACAGCACCTACAGCATTGGTTGGCTCCAGCAACAACCAGACAAGGCTCCTAAGTATGTGATGTATCTGAGTAGTGATGGAAGCCACAACAAGGGGGATGGGATCCCTGATCGCTTCTCTGGCTCCAGCTCTAGGGCTCATCGCTACTTAAGCATCTCCAACATCCAGTCTGAAGATGAAGCTGACTATTACTGTGTTTCAGCTGATAGCAATGGGTGA